The following proteins are co-located in the Acinetobacter sp. NCu2D-2 genome:
- a CDS encoding DUF1737 domain-containing protein → MKIYRYFTGKDDVHFCARVTKALNDGYELYGAPTMTFNGTDVIVGQVVIKDVADESEVPQGLKAAMDAQA, encoded by the coding sequence ATGAAAATTTATCGTTACTTTACTGGCAAAGATGATGTTCACTTTTGCGCCCGAGTGACTAAGGCATTAAATGACGGCTATGAGTTATATGGTGCGCCTACCATGACGTTTAATGGCACTGATGTCATTGTTGGACAGGTCGTGATTAAAGATGTTGCGGATGAGTCAGAAGTGCCTCAAGGCTTAAAGGCTGCAATGGATGCACAAGCTTAA